A region of the Strix aluco isolate bStrAlu1 chromosome 9, bStrAlu1.hap1, whole genome shotgun sequence genome:
gaaatacaaaacCTAAGAATAACTGCGTCTTTCTTCTACATTTGCCAAGACATTAATGTATTGGTAGAGAACTTATGAGTTGAATTCCAAAacttttacagactttttttaaaaattaaaatttatatttaacatTACTAGATTAATTGCAGAAAAAGTTGCTAAGTCACAAAATACTGttgttttaagaaaaacactgctttgttagcataaaaagcagaaatactgAAGCTTCATTcagatgggggtttttttgcgcTGGTAGATTCAAAAGAAGTTTTTccacaaaaaattacatttttagaagaaaattctCTCTTAACTTCTGCCTCCTCCACCCTGTAAGCATACCCAAATACACATAGCATAAAGCAATAGCACCTATCCAGAGCCGCTATTCCAAATGCAGCCAGGGAAATACATTTAACTTCTCAAAGACAGCAAGCGCACTTATTAAATCTACAGTTTGCGGCTTAAATGGCATGACAAGCAGTGTTAGGTCATTCATTTCCattataaaatggaaaattgtGCACTTGGTATTATCACAAATCTTGCTCTCATCAATGGGCCAGCATATTATAAATATTCTAAGAGGTTCTTCCTTAAACCTGACACGTATTTTGGAACTGAATCTCGAGACTTTATCTATCACGTACCCACTTGGCAGTTAGGGTTACTTTCAAGATGATCTTCCTGGTTACGCCACTACACACGTGGTGGAAAAACTGTTTCAATgggtattttcttttaagaaacataATTTGTAACCTAATCTAACCTAACAACAAACTCTGACAAGGAGAAGTATTGCATACCATTTCAAGGCCCAAGATGCAGACTGCTTTTTCCTCAATGCAGGGGCAAAATCTTCTTCACTGAAATTTTTACTTTAaggcaaaaaaacaaacaaaaacatgaagTTGGCCTTCTGAGTCTACATCTACAATGTAGTTGAAATAAGCTGAAACATTATTTATGCAATGCCTTACTGCTCTCCCTCAATCAGGAAAGTTCTTTCATACTTCTGAAACTAGTTTTTCCAATCCCATTCTAAAAGTGCTGAACTGAAATAGTACAGCTGCAGtacatttaacaaaaatataCCATATTCACATCTGCTTTGGGGCCTAATATAGGGCCCACAACATCAAGCACTGCGTATGTTTGAGCCTGTTTTGCTAAAGAGGTCAGATCTATTACTAAAATAAATATCTgactgaaaacactaaaacttaaAACACCCTGCACTGCAATCCAAAGATATTGACAAGATCCAAGCAATACATTTCTAAAGTATTTGGTATCAAACATTTTGTGTGATAGGGCATCTTGCTCATCCAGAGCTATGGAATTTCAAATGTAAATTTCTTATTCTAGAGGacttcacttttaaatatttaaggacACGTAAGCTGCAGTCAtgcaaatcaaaatgaaaaaggtTTAAGTATAAGTGGTCTAGGACTTCCACTCACAAGTCTATTTCAATGGATTAGAATAATCTCCACAAAGCTATAGGATAGGCACAATGTAAAAATCACTTACATTTGAAGACTTCTCATCAAAGACGGTGGATTTGATTCACTTAGTCCTAGTTTTTCTGCTAAATATTCAACTAATGATGGATTAGCGAATCCTGGGGAACGATGCAAAACCTCTTCAAATGTCTCTGCCGTATTAGCAACTTCCATGCTTCGCCTTAAAAAAAGCACCAATGTATACAAACACCACCTCACAGACACCATACATAATTTGATACTTAGAATAAAAGTCCCTATATTGATATTTATTACTGATCACAAGCTGTTCTTTTACAGGCATATGTTTTCCTACTATTTAACAACCCTCATACCCTTTAGTCTAACTGAGCTTTTGAAACCCATTTTGACACCTGTCTAGCTATCTCCAGGACAtacaaaaacattacaaaaattacAGATAGCTAGGTTCTTCTGCCTTCTAAgggtaattttaaaattttaagaatGTCATATTCCAGTCTGCCAAGGTTTttgtctcttgggttttttttttgttgggttgaggtttttttgcacACAGTCCAACAGTGACAGATACCTcactctgctttttgctttcgTTACATTTTGGGAAAGATGCTAAAAGACCGTCTATACCTGACATACCCCAAAATAAGTACATTAAGAGATGAACAACAGAAAGAATGTAATCATCCAATTAAACCAGAACCACCACAAGTTCACAGAGCAGTCTGTCAGAGATGCTGTCCAGACACACTAAATACACCTCACAAGTACAATCCAATAGAGTATTCTCACCTGTAGTGCAATGGGAAGTCCTCAGAAGTAATTACACCTAGCTTTGTACTGGAAAGGTTGGGTGGAAGAGCTGAGCTATAAAGCGACGCTGTGAGCTTCTCATGGTAACGATCAATGTCCTTGATGGCAGCTATAGAAGCAAAAAAAGTTAagataaaattacagaaatgtctCAAAACCAAGACAAACATATTCCTGACAACTTTTGCAGCTACTTGCCTCGAATAAGGTCTCCAGTTTGATAATAAGATAAAGGATCTCCATGGTTGCTTTGAGAAGGCACATCTCTCAAAGGACAAAGAGCCTACAACAGAAAAAAGTAGCAATatcataaacaaaaccaaaagggtttttttttcctccccaagatTAAGCCAGAAGATTAGTCTAATCTCAATGCACATGAGAGCCGTGATAGTTAAAAGCATGGCTTGGTTCAAATAAAAATTTATGCATCCAGAAATTATGAACTAAACTCAGAAGTAATAAATATTGAGTATAGGTCATAAAAAGACGTGTTTGCTGACCCAGCACAACATCATAAGCTGTCCACAAACTCAGACCCCCACCCACCATCCCAAAGTACAGTTTCACCTTTACACATATCACCTCATTAAGAGATGTAAGACGCAACTAATACATTAAACAGTTACTACTTATCCAGAATAAAATATTGATCAAAGCTACAACTTACAGTGATTTCTAAGTCTGAAATCTCCCGTATGACACCACTTCCCAGACAAATCAACACCATGAAAAAGCCAAATTCACGAATAGAAGTAATCCTCCCAATCACGATATCACCACGTTCGATGTCTCGAAAAAATaattctctcctctcttccctgggAACCTCCATGAACCGTTCCAGGGGAGGCATAACAGCGTAATACTCTGCAACACCAGACATTCGCAGTTACAAAATAACCAAGCTACAACTTAAAATACTTCACGACAGCAAAGCATGTTAAATTCTGATTTATTTGTACTAACAGGAAGTTTGGGCCTATAGAAAGCAATAGCAAAAATGTTCACCCTGTTGTTAAGAAGACTGCTAATTAAGTGCAGTATCCTTACAGCACCCAGCAGGCGTTACACGGACGCCTTTCCAGAGCAGCCGCGCCACACCCGTGCGCAGACTTACCTTCATTTTCTTCAATCGTGTCGGAGAGAGGCCCATTGGGTTTCCACGAGTGAGCAAAAAGCAGATCAGCTTTTTTGGCAATGAAGCGCTTTATCTCGGTGTCAATGCTCGCCCTCTCTTTCCTAGGGGAAGGAGAACCCGGTGAGAAACCCCCCGCGGCCCCCTCACGGCTCGCTCCCCTCGACCGCACCGCCTCGGCGCCCCTCACCAGGCGGCCGGCGGGTGcggggccccgcggggcggctCCAGAGTAgcccccggcggcggcagcagcccgCGGAAGTCGGGGTTGTCATGCTGCTCGGCGCGGAGCAGCGACAGCAGCGCGGGGCCGTGGTAGCTCAGCGCCTGACGCAGCAGCTCCCGGTCcatcccgccgccgcctcccccggaACAGGAACCAGCGCCGGGaccccgccgcctccggcccgACACAGCCATACGGGGCAACGCGCATGCGCCGCGCCGAGGGGGCGGGGccgagggcggggcggggcaccGGGCGGCCGCAGCGCCCCCTGGGGAGCGGGAGGACCGCTctgaggggccggggctgctgcggggcccATCTCCAGGCTGTGGCTGCCTGGATTGACATCGTACTGCGAgagtaataaaaaacaaaaccgaAAAGGTAAAAATTACACAGACAGCCGGCGGCTACGTAAATTATCACCGGCACGGCAGCGAACGGCTGTTCCCGCGGCGGCCATGTCGGGAGAGGGCGCTGCGCCCCCGCCCTGCCGCAGCCTTGCGCGGAGATCGTGGGGTTCAAATCCAGATTTTAGAGAAAAAAGGGAGCGCTGCCTCACTGGTGTGTGTGGGTCCGCGGAGGCGCAGCCTTGGTACTTCCTGCGAACTGCATTTTTCTGGACTTTAACTGGAGCGTACTTGTTTCAGAAGGCAGAGATCCTTCAGGTCTGAGGAAACGCAACACTCAAGAAGTTCTTGATTAGTTCTCAGTTCTTAAATGTTTGCAGTAAATAACCACAAAgagaataaaggaaaaagcacCACGGACGCCACCGCTGTGGGGCTGGAGCTTGCCCTGTGGATGATGAGGGGCTCACATCTGAAGTGAATGACCACGATGTTCATAACCTGTTCCTGTGAGCTGCCCTTCTGACAGGCTTCCCTTCAGAAATTCATACAACTGAAACAAGAAGTGTGGGGGAGAGACACGTTCTGGCTTTGTTTGTCAGAATAGCTGTTCTGAAACAAAGGGGAAAATGGGCAATTGTCTCAGGAAAAGATAATGCACTGAGATTGTAGCTGAGCTGTTAAAATAGGCCTAATGCAGGATTTGGTGGTTCAGTTCACCAGCACTATCTTTAAATGCTAAAAAGACACTTAACTCAGGAGGCTCTTCATGCTAATCACCTCTTGTAGCTAATGGAGAAAGGTGCTTAAAACCAGCTGGAGTTAATCCAAGTCTATTACAAACAACACAGTTTTTCAGTCCCCAAGAATACTTTGTCCCTGGCATTgcatttaataattaattttaagagGCGGggagacagggaaaggaaaagaaaacccactGCAAAGAGCATAATGTCACTTCTACCCTCAGTACAATGTTGAAGAAAAAATAGCAATCTGGCTGTCAGCAGATCAGTGACACAAACTCCTCTAGGAAGCAGCATGACTGAGAGGGCAAGGATCCTATCAAAGACACTGGTCTCAGAAGCTCAGTTCAAAGCCAGCAGGGATATCACTGGTATAGCAGACTTGGGGAACACGCTAGAAGGgcaaatttatatttattttcacttcatgTCCCCCTGTTTTAATATAACAAAAGATAAAGGAGGCATAACACTTACTATGTACTGAACCGCTGTCAGGATTTTGATTTAAAGTCTTCCCGATCTATATAAGACCAGGTGTGTACTTAGATTTCTAGTTACCATGGTGGAACAAAACCATGAACGCTAGATGGAAATTTCTAGACATTAAGACTGATTAGAGACAGATTGACATGGAAAGGTTATTGCACCTGCAAAGATCTGGTGCAGGAAGGGACTCTTTCCTGGATGAATCACACTGCAAGTGCAATGTCCTGAACTGCACAATTGCAAATAATGGCAGTTTTATTTGGGGAATGGTATTTTGAGGAAGAGTAAATTTGTGTTGCTTAGCAAATACAAAGAGCTAGCaataaaaaaagttgtttgaagCACAAACTCTGCTTGTGTAAGCATTTCTGCAGTCTgcagatacacacacatatgtacaagAAGTAAGGcattataaataaatactttaaatgttTTTTGGCTTCTGAACTTAGCCAGCAAAAAATCATGGCAAAAGCTGAACCACCTATAATTATGGACTCTTCTTACATTTTCTATGAGTAGAAATCAATTGCATTTTAGGAAATTCAGTCATTTATATTAACAGAGAATGTAGATGCCTCTGATCATGAGGGTTAACTTCCTATTTAAAGTGATCCTTTCTTTAACTGGGCCCAACAGATTCTGAAGTTGTCTTAATCAAATAAACTAAAATACTCCAAATAATTTAATCTTCAGAAATATCTTTGCCAGAGCAGGGTATGTGAGCATGAActtgtaattttctttcctacttttcaGGTTAATGAACTCAGAAGCAAAGCAATACTATGGCATATTGTGCATTGTTCCACCTCAGGGCACACGCAAGACTTTGCTATCCCTTTCTCTCATGGGACACTGCCTGGGTATCTCTTGCGCTTTCAGAAATATCTCTGCATGTTTTcagtgctgtaattttttttttcttttccatttttgcttgttttacttCAATTACCCAAAAGGAAATAGCAATCACCACAGTTCAGGCAGGGATAATGCTAAATGGAACAGTATGGAATAAACCCATGGGTATATACACACAGCTTAAGAGAGCTCAGGCCTGAGGAGGGGGCATGCTCCATACGCTACGATGTCATTAATCCTCTGTTCCATTGACTTAGGAGCTGCCTGGACGAATAGTGCTTCATCCCATATGCTAAATAAACAAACAGGGTAGGCAGGAAGTGTCCTGATTCTGCCGGAAAAAGTGATACAAGCCAACACATCACCCTACTCAAAGAGGGACACTCCAGATACTCTGGGACCAGACATATCTGAGTGAGTTTGATGTAAATTTTCTGACAGTTTAGGTCAATGCACGATAAAAGGCAGCTCCCCAAATCCATCATGCAGCCTGTAACTCCCACAATACAAAGCTTATGAATTTACACCAAGCTAGCTTTGAACCCAGGGTCAAACTCACAGCGATAGGGCCCCTGAACAACCCAAAAACTGATGGAATTTCAAAGTGGATATGTGAAATACTAAGCAGATTTTCATCAAACTCCAGTAAGCACAGTTTGAATGCAACAAGGTCAAGCTGCTTTTCAAGTGTTCCCAAGTATCCAGTATCAGCGGTAAAGCTTACAAAATCCTTTCCTTCATGTGATTTTCTTGTGTCAAGAGCCACAAGATCATGCCTGTCAAAGTattattttctgcaaagtttAGGTGGATTTGAGATAAATTTTAGCCAATTGCAAATGGGAGAGAGATGTTCAACTAAATTTGTTCTTTGGGCAAAGAAAGACAAAACTAATAGTATAATGAGAATTAACATGTAGAGCTATACTTCCAGCTGTGTTGTCAGATTTTTGGCAAATTCTGCCAAAAGCAGTCCTGCTGCCCAGACTTTCTGTTAATTTACAAAGCAGCGAAGGGATTGTTCAAAGATGATTTGACACCGAGATACTGTTTTAGCTCAAGAGTGATGAAGGGAAGTTCAGCACAAAATAATTGCTAGACAGTAGCTCTGCTTTGAGGAAAACATTATGTCTGCAGGCATAATCACCCAATATGATGGAGGGGGTGTGAAAACAACACGAGACTTAGAGTGATGGAACAACCCAAGCCATGCCCATTCAAGCATTTCCCATTTTAACGAGGTCATTGTTAAGTCCAACTTTGGCATGGTCTGTGAGACAGAGTACAGTTTCAGTGACACGCAGACTCACCTGGAGATATGCTGAGCACCTGCTTATGGTGTCATGGACCTTTGCAC
Encoded here:
- the TTC14 gene encoding tetratricopeptide repeat protein 14 isoform X2, yielding MDRELLRQALSYHGPALLSLLRAEQHDNPDFRGLLPPPGATLEPPRGAPHPPAAWKERASIDTEIKRFIAKKADLLFAHSWKPNGPLSDTIEENEEYYAVMPPLERFMEVPREERRELFFRDIERGDIVIGRITSIREFGFFMVLICLGSGVIREISDLEITALCPLRDVPSQSNHGDPLSYYQTGDLIRAAIKDIDRYHEKLTASLYSSALPPNLSSTKLGVITSEDFPLHYRRSMEVANTAETFEEVLHRSPGFANPSLVEYLAEKLGLSESNPPSLMRSLQIKNFSEEDFAPALRKKQSASWALKCVKAGVDYFKVGRHVEAMNEYNKALEIDPQNVEALVARGALYATKGSLNKAIGDFEIALENCPTHRNARKYLCQTLVERGGQLEEEDKLLNAENYYKKALSLDETFQEAEEALTKLRKHMQ